A DNA window from Streptomyces bacillaris contains the following coding sequences:
- a CDS encoding alpha,alpha-trehalose-phosphate synthase (UDP-forming), translating into MVTEHAEATAQVLVASNRGPITYTLGEDGTLDAKRGGGGLVSGLSAVDDKLWVCAALGDGDREAVRRGVGEPGVRMLDIDAEVHADAYNGIANSVLWFVHHLLYQTPVEPVFDAEFRRQWASYETYNRAFAQALAEEAGEGASVLVQDYHLALVPGMLRELRPDLRIGHFSHTPWAPVDYFRLLPDDIGEQLLRGILGADRAAFLTRRWADAFIGCCTEILGGTGRTRIGVHGLGADADFLRRRSREADVDERMAALREQVGENRKTIVRVDRTELSKNIVRGLHAYRALLEAHPEWREHVVHVAFAYPSRQDLAVYRDYTAAVQSLATEINGAYGTESWTPVVLHVKDDFARSLAAYRLADVALVNPIRDGMNLVAKEVPVVSDHGCALVLSREAGAYEELGEDAIVVNPYDVTGTAEALHEALSMGAEERTGRTKRLAEAATALPPQRWFLDQLEALRQE; encoded by the coding sequence GGTCCTCGTCGCGTCCAACCGCGGCCCCATCACGTACACGCTCGGCGAGGACGGAACGCTCGACGCCAAGCGCGGCGGCGGGGGTCTCGTCTCCGGGCTGAGCGCCGTCGACGACAAGCTGTGGGTCTGTGCGGCCCTCGGGGACGGCGACCGCGAGGCGGTGCGACGCGGGGTCGGTGAGCCGGGCGTACGGATGCTGGACATCGACGCCGAGGTCCACGCCGACGCGTACAACGGCATCGCCAACTCCGTGCTGTGGTTCGTCCACCACCTGCTGTACCAGACCCCCGTGGAGCCGGTCTTCGACGCGGAGTTCCGGCGGCAGTGGGCCTCCTACGAGACGTACAACCGGGCCTTCGCCCAGGCCCTCGCGGAGGAGGCGGGGGAAGGCGCCTCGGTCCTCGTCCAGGACTACCACCTGGCCCTGGTCCCCGGGATGCTCCGCGAGCTGCGCCCGGATCTGCGGATCGGCCACTTCTCGCACACCCCGTGGGCGCCGGTGGACTACTTCCGGCTGCTGCCCGACGACATCGGTGAGCAGTTGCTGCGGGGCATCCTCGGCGCGGACCGGGCCGCGTTCCTGACCCGGCGGTGGGCGGACGCGTTCATCGGCTGCTGTACGGAGATCCTCGGCGGGACGGGCCGGACCCGGATCGGGGTGCACGGGCTGGGGGCGGACGCGGACTTCCTGCGCCGACGCTCGCGCGAGGCGGACGTGGACGAGCGGATGGCGGCGCTGCGGGAGCAGGTGGGCGAGAACCGGAAGACGATCGTGCGGGTGGACCGCACGGAGCTGTCCAAGAACATCGTGCGCGGCCTGCACGCCTACCGGGCCCTGCTGGAGGCCCACCCGGAGTGGCGCGAACACGTGGTCCATGTGGCCTTCGCCTACCCCTCCCGCCAGGACCTCGCGGTCTACCGGGACTACACGGCGGCGGTGCAGTCGCTGGCCACGGAGATCAACGGGGCTTACGGGACCGAGAGTTGGACGCCTGTCGTCCTCCACGTGAAGGACGACTTCGCCCGCTCGCTCGCCGCGTACCGGCTGGCGGACGTGGCCCTGGTCAACCCGATCCGCGACGGCATGAACCTGGTCGCCAAGGAGGTCCCCGTCGTCTCCGACCACGGCTGCGCGCTGGTGCTGTCACGGGAGGCGGGGGCGTACGAGGAACTGGGCGAGGACGCGATCGTGGTGAACCCGTACGACGTGACGGGCACGGCGGAGGCGCTCCACGAGGCCCTGTCGATGGGCGCCGAGGAGCGGACGGGCCGCACGAAGCGGCTGGCGGAGGCGGCGACGGCGCTCCCGCCGCAGCGGTGGTTCCTGGATCAGCTGGAGGCGCTGCGGCAGGAGTGA
- the otsB gene encoding trehalose-phosphatase, which produces MGSHSVHLPTPTTPAGREGLEAILQRPDRAVVALDFDGTLADIVPDPEQARAHPGAAEALAALAPKVASIAVITGRPAGVAVRYGGFAGVTGLDHLVVLGHYGAERWDAATGTVNAPAPHAGVAEARAELPGVLHEFGAWHGTWIEEKGQAVAVHTRRADDPQAAFETLRGPLGELAARHGLILEPGRQVLELRPPGMDKGVALAEYVREVGATSVLYAGDDLGDLAAFATVEKLRGAGTEGIPGLLVCSGSAEVPELAERADLLVPGPAAVVEFLAALADRL; this is translated from the coding sequence ATGGGCAGCCACTCCGTACATCTGCCGACCCCGACCACCCCGGCCGGCCGGGAGGGCCTGGAGGCCATCCTCCAGCGGCCCGACCGCGCGGTCGTCGCTCTCGACTTCGACGGCACGCTCGCCGACATCGTCCCCGACCCCGAGCAGGCCCGCGCCCACCCCGGCGCCGCCGAGGCGCTCGCCGCGCTCGCCCCGAAGGTCGCCTCGATCGCCGTGATCACCGGCCGCCCCGCGGGCGTGGCCGTACGGTACGGCGGCTTCGCGGGCGTCACCGGTCTGGACCACCTCGTCGTCCTCGGCCACTACGGCGCCGAGCGCTGGGACGCCGCCACCGGCACCGTGAACGCCCCCGCCCCGCACGCCGGCGTGGCCGAGGCGCGGGCCGAACTCCCCGGCGTACTGCACGAGTTCGGCGCCTGGCACGGCACCTGGATCGAGGAGAAGGGCCAGGCCGTCGCCGTCCACACCCGCCGCGCCGACGACCCGCAGGCGGCCTTCGAGACCCTGCGCGGCCCTCTCGGCGAGCTGGCCGCCCGCCACGGGCTGATCCTCGAACCGGGCCGCCAGGTGCTGGAGTTGCGCCCGCCGGGCATGGACAAGGGCGTCGCGCTCGCGGAGTACGTACGGGAGGTGGGCGCCACCTCCGTGCTGTACGCGGGCGACGACCTCGGGGACCTCGCCGCCTTCGCCACCGTGGAGAAGCTGCGCGGCGCGGGCACGGAAGGAATCCCGGGGCTGCTGGTGTGCAGCGGCAGCGCCGAGGTGCCCGAACTGGCCGAGCGCGCCGACCTGTTGGTGCCGGGGCCGGCCGCCGTGGTGGAGTTCCTGGCAGCGCTGGCCGACCGCCTCTGA